A segment of the Desulfurellaceae bacterium genome:
ATGAGCTGCCAGTCGACGCCGGCCCGGGTCATTTCGTCGGTAAAGGCGCTGACGTGCTCGACCGGCACGGACGGGTCGTCGGCCCCGGTACACACCAGCAGCTTGGCCCTGACCTGACCGGCTACGGCCGGGCGTTTGGTCTCCAGACCTCCGTGAAAGGTCACTACGCCCGCCAGCGGTGCGCCGTCGCGGGCCAGCTCCAGGGCGAACGTTCCGCCCAGGCAATAGCCGATCGCCGCCAGCCGCCCCGCATCCACCTGGGGCAGGGCGGCCAGCGTCTCCAGGGCCACCCGCGCCCGTTGGCGAAATGTGTCCGGATCGTCACGCAGGGCGCTGACGCGCCGCATGACCTGTTCCAGATCGTCAAACTCAATACCGTCGCCGTACGGATCGCCGGCCAGGGCAACATAGCCCAGGTCGGCCAGCATCTCGGCCCGTCGTTTGGCGTTGGCGCCCAGCCCGAAGCCGCCCGGCATGACCAGGACGCCCGGACGCGGGTCGGACCGGGTGTCGTCATAGGCCACAAAGCCGCGCAGGCTCACAGCTCTGTCTTGATACTCGATAGTCTCGGTCTGCA
Coding sequences within it:
- a CDS encoding dienelactone hydrolase family protein yields the protein MQTETIEYQDRAVSLRGFVAYDDTRSDPRPGVLVMPGGFGLGANAKRRAEMLADLGYVALAGDPYGDGIEFDDLEQVMRRVSALRDDPDTFRQRARVALETLAALPQVDAGRLAAIGYCLGGTFALELARDGAPLAGVVTFHGGLETKRPAVAGQVRAKLLVCTGADDPSVPVEHVSAFTDEMTRAGVDWQLISYGHTRHGFTYPDAASRGIDWIAYNEAADTRSWQAMRLFFEEVL